The Anabaena sp. WA102 genome contains a region encoding:
- a CDS encoding phosphoribulokinase has protein sequence MTKPERVVLIGVAGDSGCGKSTFLRRLIDLFGEEFMTVICLDDYHCLDRKQRKETGITALDPRANNFDLMYEQIKSLKEGQAIHKPIYNHETGMIDPPEWIEPNHIIVVEGLHPLYDERVRALLDFSVYFDISDEVKIAWKIQRDMAERGHRYEDVLAQINSRKPDFEKFIEPQREFADVVLQVLPTNLIKNDTERKVLRVRMLQREGKEGFEPSYLFDEGSTIQWTPCGRKLTCSYPGMQLYYGTDVYYGRYVSVLEVDGQFDNLDEVIYIETHLSKTSTKYQGEMTHLLLQHREYPGSNNGTGLFQVLTGLKMRDAYERLTAKEAKLAVQV, from the coding sequence ATGACTAAGCCGGAACGCGTGGTACTAATTGGAGTAGCCGGAGACTCTGGGTGCGGTAAATCTACGTTTTTGCGTCGGTTGATTGATTTATTTGGCGAAGAATTTATGACAGTTATCTGTTTAGATGACTATCATTGCCTAGATCGTAAACAACGTAAAGAAACAGGCATAACTGCACTTGACCCCAGAGCAAATAACTTTGACTTAATGTATGAACAAATTAAGTCTCTTAAAGAAGGTCAGGCGATTCATAAGCCAATTTATAACCATGAAACTGGCATGATTGATCCACCAGAATGGATTGAGCCAAATCATATTATTGTTGTAGAAGGGCTGCATCCCTTGTATGATGAACGAGTAAGAGCGCTTCTAGACTTCAGCGTTTATTTTGATATCAGCGATGAAGTCAAAATTGCTTGGAAAATTCAACGCGATATGGCTGAAAGAGGTCACCGCTATGAAGATGTTCTAGCACAAATCAATTCTCGTAAACCTGATTTTGAAAAATTCATCGAACCACAAAGAGAATTTGCTGACGTGGTTCTGCAAGTATTACCCACAAACTTAATTAAAAACGATACAGAACGTAAAGTTTTACGGGTACGGATGTTACAACGGGAAGGTAAAGAAGGCTTTGAGCCAAGTTACCTGTTTGACGAGGGTTCAACGATTCAGTGGACTCCTTGCGGACGCAAACTGACCTGTTCTTACCCCGGTATGCAGCTTTACTACGGTACTGATGTTTACTATGGTCGTTACGTCTCTGTTTTAGAAGTAGACGGTCAATTTGATAACCTCGATGAAGTAATTTACATCGAAACTCATTTGAGCAAAACATCCACCAAATATCAAGGTGAGATGACTCACTTGTTACTACAACACCGTGAATATCCAGGCTCTAATAATGGTACTGGTTTATTCCAAGTATTGACAGGGTTGAAAATGCGTGATGCTTATGAGCGATTGACAGCTAAAGAAGCAAAATTAGCAGTTCAAGTCTAA